From the genome of Candidatus Babeliales bacterium, one region includes:
- a CDS encoding transglycosylase domain-containing protein yields the protein MRIFYFLFILIVISISTALGAFFFIFHSQYIDFSPLQNYNPGRPTIILDDQGNEWARFQLDRREPILFEEIPEHLKQAFIAAEDHDFWSHAGISWKGIIRSFFINCYYGRIVQGASTITQQLVKLLFCDARKTLARKIKEQFIALIVEKQFSKEHIFQTYLNHVYFGCGIYGVEAACQRFWKKHASEISLDEAAVLAAVVKSPGQYCPLLFPLSTQKRRDIILHAMYQLGFIKQEEYETAKQKDLHLIDEKQIIVAPHLKETIRIFLEQLIGKDTLYSKGLIVQTTINKNIQICAQNQFNNQIKLVKDRLMHDIDGALICMHSKTGEIKALVGGANFKLSKFNRALQAKRQFGSIFKPIVFAAAINNGMSFADTEIDEPFCIEQGGYIWKPQNSSCQYEGQMTLARALCYSNNIITIKTLLKVGISNVIELAKKLHLSGSLPPYPSLALGCIDGTLKEAAGMFNVFANNGVYIEPHFIKWVKNQWGTKLWKQKIPQHQVLTSAVTGQVIKVLGLGMARKRMRQPDNWITCDSFGKTGTTNDCRTCWFCGATTTYTTALYLGCDDNQSMGKHVFAASTAFPIWLELNKCINHEKQKFSYDPSLKEIYIDSKTGKQYRTKINASIFSILIPKAYR from the coding sequence ATGAGAATTTTTTATTTTCTTTTTATACTTATCGTTATAAGTATTTCTACTGCTCTTGGAGCATTTTTTTTTATTTTTCACAGTCAATATATCGATTTTTCTCCTTTGCAAAATTATAATCCTGGTAGACCTACTATTATTTTGGATGATCAGGGTAATGAATGGGCACGATTTCAACTTGACCGTCGAGAACCAATTCTTTTTGAAGAGATACCGGAACATTTAAAACAGGCTTTTATTGCCGCAGAAGATCATGATTTCTGGTCTCATGCGGGCATTTCTTGGAAAGGAATTATCCGGTCATTTTTTATTAACTGTTATTATGGCCGTATTGTGCAAGGTGCAAGTACCATCACACAACAATTAGTAAAGTTATTATTTTGTGATGCACGCAAAACACTTGCAAGAAAAATTAAAGAACAATTTATTGCATTAATTGTTGAAAAACAATTTAGCAAAGAACATATTTTTCAAACATATTTAAATCATGTATATTTTGGATGCGGTATTTATGGAGTTGAAGCGGCTTGTCAGCGTTTTTGGAAAAAACATGCATCAGAAATTTCTTTAGATGAAGCAGCCGTATTAGCAGCAGTAGTAAAATCGCCTGGTCAGTATTGTCCTTTGTTGTTTCCTTTATCTACTCAAAAACGTCGTGATATTATTTTACACGCGATGTATCAATTGGGATTTATAAAACAAGAAGAATATGAAACTGCAAAACAAAAAGATTTACATCTTATTGACGAAAAACAAATCATTGTAGCGCCACATCTTAAAGAAACAATTCGTATATTTTTAGAACAGTTAATTGGAAAAGATACACTATATTCTAAAGGATTAATTGTACAAACTACTATTAATAAAAATATTCAGATTTGCGCACAAAATCAGTTTAATAACCAAATAAAGCTAGTTAAAGATCGGTTAATGCATGATATTGATGGAGCACTAATTTGCATGCATAGTAAAACTGGTGAAATAAAAGCATTAGTAGGAGGTGCTAATTTTAAATTATCAAAGTTTAATCGAGCTTTGCAGGCTAAACGACAATTTGGTTCTATTTTTAAACCTATTGTATTTGCTGCTGCAATTAATAATGGTATGTCATTTGCCGATACAGAAATTGATGAACCATTTTGTATTGAACAAGGCGGTTATATATGGAAGCCCCAAAACTCCTCATGTCAGTATGAAGGACAAATGACATTAGCACGGGCCTTATGTTATTCAAACAATATCATTACTATAAAAACACTTTTAAAAGTGGGCATATCAAATGTAATTGAACTTGCTAAAAAATTACATTTGAGTGGTTCTTTGCCGCCATATCCATCATTAGCGCTAGGATGTATTGACGGCACATTAAAAGAAGCAGCCGGTATGTTTAACGTTTTTGCTAACAATGGCGTATATATAGAGCCTCATTTTATAAAGTGGGTAAAAAATCAATGGGGGACTAAACTTTGGAAACAAAAAATACCACAACATCAGGTTCTTACCTCTGCAGTAACTGGACAAGTAATAAAAGTCTTAGGGTTAGGTATGGCACGTAAGCGTATGCGGCAACCAGATAATTGGATTACTTGTGATTCGTTTGGTAAAACGGGGACTACAAATGATTGTCGCACTTGTTGGTTTTGTGGTGCTACTACGACTTATACAACGGCGCTTTATTTAGGTTGTGACGATAATCAATCTATGGGCAAACATGTATTTGCTGCAAGTACCGCTTTTCCAATTTGGTTAGAACTTAATAAATGTATTAATCATGAAAAACAAAAATTTTCTTATGATCCTAGCCTTAAAGAAATTTATATTGATAGCAAAACGGGAAAACAATATCGTACAAAAATTAATGCTTCTATTTTCTCGATACTTATTCCAAAAGCTTACCGGTAA
- a CDS encoding UDP-N-acetylglucosamine--N-acetylmuramyl-(pentapeptide) pyrophosphoryl-undecaprenol N-acetylglucosamine transferase → MKKKSIIAFIAGKSGGHIIPAITLAKKIYNQDADATILFFSTANALDKAILDNYSFITHIPIYLDNIPRKLWFYPVYILKTIFIIFQCFRLLRKNKPSKIISMGGYISLPVCIAARFLKIPIELFELNAIPGKAIKILSPLARTIWYCFPEAKKYLPQQKSEYCLYPLNFTQTDRNSTLHAINTLNLQKNRKTLFVLGGSQGSIFINDLIKNIVLTNPAILSSIQIIHQIGKDNIDEWSSLYKSLSLPHHVFSFNHNMAPFYNAADCIISRAGAGTIFEILFFAKPAILIPLKTNTTNHQYFNAQAIADKFPQLISVLPQEEIMKDNNLFKKTIKTFL, encoded by the coding sequence ATGAAAAAAAAATCTATTATCGCCTTTATAGCAGGAAAATCTGGTGGCCATATTATACCTGCAATAACACTTGCAAAAAAGATATACAATCAAGATGCTGATGCTACTATTCTTTTTTTTTCTACTGCAAATGCACTTGATAAAGCTATTTTAGATAATTATTCTTTTATTACACATATTCCTATCTACCTTGATAATATTCCTCGCAAACTTTGGTTTTATCCGGTTTATATATTAAAAACTATTTTCATTATATTTCAGTGCTTTAGATTATTAAGAAAAAATAAACCAAGCAAAATAATAAGTATGGGTGGTTATATTTCATTGCCTGTCTGTATTGCGGCAAGATTTCTTAAAATCCCGATTGAACTTTTTGAACTTAACGCAATTCCAGGTAAAGCAATTAAAATTCTTAGCCCCTTAGCTAGAACTATTTGGTACTGTTTTCCTGAAGCAAAAAAATATTTACCACAGCAAAAATCAGAATATTGTTTATATCCGTTAAATTTTACTCAAACCGATCGCAACTCAACATTGCATGCAATAAACACATTAAATTTGCAAAAAAATCGCAAAACATTATTTGTTTTAGGTGGTTCTCAAGGATCAATCTTTATAAATGATTTAATAAAAAATATAGTTTTAACTAATCCAGCTATTCTTTCATCAATACAAATTATTCATCAAATAGGCAAAGATAATATTGATGAATGGAGTTCTTTATATAAATCATTATCATTACCGCATCATGTTTTTTCTTTCAACCATAATATGGCTCCATTTTATAATGCTGCTGATTGCATCATTTCTCGTGCCGGCGCTGGTACTATTTTTGAAATTTTATTTTTTGCCAAACCAGCAATACTTATTCCTTTAAAAACTAATACCACTAATCATCAATACTTCAATGCACAAGCAATTGCAGATAAATTCCCTCAATTAATATCAGTGTTACCTCAAGAAGAAATCATGAAAGATAACAATCTATTTAAAAAAACCATTAAAACATTTCTATGA
- a CDS encoding PASTA domain-containing protein, whose protein sequence is MQIFIKFHEYLWILPFTSFIIGYALISVFFHTPIIKTPALIGKNIAAAVLLLSCENLNLRILGQKEDNDLPEGTIITQSPAAHQAIKSNQTIFCVVSKQSEKLITPNLIGMQKEEILSLLKQKRIPYKEYILQSNYPKDTCIAQIPNPGTPLQKSIILYFSGDDSKPVLLPSFKELPIDEVIKFLDGYNLKPKIFHTLMVDSSHQCQNCTVINQKPLPGSLVDISKPLNIQLQVR, encoded by the coding sequence ATGCAAATATTCATAAAATTTCATGAATATCTTTGGATTCTTCCCTTTACCAGTTTTATTATAGGTTATGCGTTGATTTCGGTCTTTTTCCATACGCCTATCATTAAAACACCGGCACTCATTGGAAAAAATATTGCAGCAGCAGTATTGCTACTTTCTTGTGAAAATTTAAACCTTCGCATTCTTGGCCAAAAAGAGGACAATGATTTGCCTGAAGGAACCATAATTACCCAATCTCCAGCAGCACACCAGGCAATAAAATCAAACCAAACCATATTTTGTGTGGTATCGAAACAATCAGAAAAACTTATTACTCCGAACCTTATTGGTATGCAAAAAGAAGAAATTTTATCTCTGCTCAAACAAAAACGTATCCCTTATAAGGAATATATCTTGCAAAGTAATTATCCAAAAGACACCTGTATTGCTCAGATACCAAATCCAGGCACTCCATTGCAAAAATCCATAATATTGTATTTTTCAGGAGATGATTCTAAGCCTGTACTTCTTCCTTCTTTTAAAGAATTACCTATAGACGAAGTGATTAAATTCCTTGATGGTTATAATCTCAAACCAAAAATCTTTCATACTCTTATGGTTGATTCTTCGCATCAGTGCCAAAATTGCACCGTAATAAATCAAAAACCACTTCCAGGCTCTCTAGTGGATATTTCAAAGCCACTCAATATTCAGCTGCAAGTTAGATAA